The Oryzias melastigma strain HK-1 linkage group LG13, ASM292280v2, whole genome shotgun sequence genome window below encodes:
- the LOC112149416 gene encoding P2Y purinoceptor 14-like — protein MGNSTDPQTPVSSLQVLLLLYWLIFAVGLPLNCLTAWILFRAPVDSGLMVYMKNMVVADLLMVLTFPFKALMEELQLLVLYCHYVSVLSSACMYVEILFIGLISLERYSRIFQHASRSPSTSSTCSSRFGLILKLHCLQRPSVARVLAVSTWGVLLCCNLPRVLLSTRDPHNFTYCWELEMQMGNRWHYGTTVFTAFLFWMLLPVMVFCYTSIAVQLYKSNRRVQQDSHNICRKSSRSIFSILAIFSVCFVPYHICRVPFNLNLLKPSLFGRNTNFMLYRLKEGTLLLSCLNVCLNPVIYFLMCKTFREGLRRKVSFRKRRAQTASPLQSVSNFCGERSDLQEIRSSRALRKSESNLLEEPNKYVK, from the coding sequence ATGGGTAACTCCACGGACCCTCAAACCCCCGTCAGCAGTCTTCAGGTCCTGCTCTTGCTCTACTGGCTCATCTTCGCGGTGGGTCTGCCACTGAACTGCCTGACCGCCTGGATCCTCTTCAGAGCTCCAGTGGACTCGGGCCTGATGGTCTACATGAAGAACATGGTGGTGGCCGACCTCCTCATGGTCCTCACCTTTCCTTTCAAAGCCctgatggaggagctgcagctgttgGTGCTCTACTGCCACTACGTCTCTGTGCTGTCGTCCGCCTGCATGTATGTGGAGATTCTGTTCATCGGTCTGATCAGCCTGGAGCGCTACAGCAGGATCTTCCAACACGCTTCCCGGTCTCCCAGCACCTCTTCCACCTGCAGTTCCAGGTTTGGTCTCATCTTGAAGCTGCACTGCCTGCAGAGACCCAGCGTTGCTCGAGTCCTGGCTGTCTCCACCTGGGGAGTCCTTCTGTGCTGCAATCTGCCCCGAGTTCTTCTGTCAACCAGAGACCCCCATAACTTCACGTACTGCTGGGAGCTGGAGATGCAGATGGGGAACCGCTGGCACTACGGGACGACGGTTTTCACGGCCTTCCTGTTCTGGATGCTGTTACCGGTCATGGTTTTCTGCTACACCTCCATCGCCGTGCAGCTGTACAAGTCCAACCGCCGCGTGCAACAAGACAGCCACAACATCTGCCGCAAGTCCAGCcgcagcatcttcagcatcctgGCCATCTTCTCTGTCTGCTTCGTGCCGTACCACATCTGCCGCGTGCCCTTCAACCTGAACCTGCTGAAGCCGTCCCTCTTCGGCAGGAACACCAACTTCATGCTCTATCGGCTGAAAGAGGGGACGCTCCTGCTGTCCTGCCTCAACGTCTGCCTCAACCCCGTCATCTACTTCCTGATGTGTAAGACCTTCAGGGAGGGTCTGAGGAGGAAGGTGTCCTTCAGGAAGAGGAGAGCTCAGACTGCCAGTCCGCTCCAGAGTGTCAGCAACTTCTGCGGTGAGAGGAGCGACCTGCAGGAGATCAGGAGTTCAAGAGCGCTCCGGAAATCAGAGTCCAACCTGTTGGAAGAGCCGAACAAATACGTGAAGTAG